aacattaaaacggAGAGAGACCCACTGTGCTTTTGAGGGCTCCTTAAACAACAAACTTATTCTTAGTGGTGGAACCACTTTTGGTGGCCGTGTCCGCATGTGACTGGTATTCAATGATGACCTTTTGTGGCACACCTAATCTTTTCTTGTACACATGCCTGCAAATAAAAGGATGAAAAAGAAAAGGTAATTTTTCAATAATGAATGGCACTAAGTTCAGAATTGtggatttaatttgattaattatataacatttctgtatatatatatatatatatatatatatatataaaaaatatatatatatatatatatatatatatatatatatgagaaattAAGACCAAGACATTTGTATGTTGTTCATGTTGGTATCATTTCTCAAAAAGATTGGTTATACCCTATGTGTACAACAGCATCTTTGTTCTCATGGTCTGTCGTCCATATCGCTATTTCGTCTCCCTTTGTTTGCACATTGATGACAGCAACACACACATCATCGCTATGGTCATCGAATGCTTCTCCCACAAGGCACAAAAGCTGAAAAACAAATCTAGAAATGAGGGAGTACATTTAACCCTTTAGGATCCACAAACACACTGTATCAATTCAAACAGACTGGAGAGAGTGGACTAACTGTCTCCAACCAGAAGCGGTCCAAGTCGGCTCTGCGTTGCTGTTTGGAAAGGGTGATTAGCCAGCGGCCACCCCGCTTATTTCTCTCATCCTCCCACATGGGTTCAATGCCATCCTGCTCCAAAAACAGCAAACAGATCATTGTAACATGACAAACAACCCTCTAACCACATATGTCCTGGAGCACACTGCTTatatagaatatttatttttaattattcacAGCAGAATCCAGATTGAAATGAATTAACTATGTGTATTCGGCCTTACCTTGAAGAGGGAGTAGTCACATCCTGATATTAAGTTACTTGATAATTGATCGTGATTTCAAAGCATGGGAACAGAAGATGTTCTtcatggcatggattccacaagatgttggaaactTTACTTTGAGATTCTGGTCAATGTTGATATGTAGATTTTTCTGTAGATTTATCAGCTATACATTcacaccacatcccaaaggtgttctattggattcagatccggtCACTGGGAAGGCCACTAAAGAATAGTGGACTAATTtttatgaaaccagtttgagatgactTGGTTTtagacatggtgcattatcatgctggaagtagcaattagaagatgggtaaattgcGGCCATTAACGGATGCAGAAGGTCAGCAACAAGACTCAAATACACTGTGACATTCAAGCAGCTATTGACTGGTATTAGTAGCCCCAAAGTGGGCCatgaaaacattccccacaccattacatcgACGCCACAAGTCTGGACtattgacacaaggcaggttgggtcgaTGGAATCATGCGGTTTGCACTAAGCTCTGACCCCACCATCTCTGGgctactgaccagaaggtcagtgGTTTAAGCCCCAGCACAGtggatgccactgttgggcccttgagtaaggaccttgaccctatctgctacAGGGGCTCCGTATCATGGCTGTCGAAAAAATTACTTCACTGAATGtgttcaaaatgtataatgtgtgacaaaaaaaattaaaggcttcttctgtgtgcctcagcagaaatcgagattcaccAGACCTGTGAGGCTAAGAACAAACCTATGTTTTCTACTGTCCAGTATTAGTCAGCCTGTGCCCActacagcctcagctttctgtacTTGGCTGACAGAATTGGAACCTGACATTGCCTTCTAcagttgtagcccattcgcctcaaagttcgacatgttgtgcattctgatatgctattctgctcactacagagGGATTATCTGAATATCCGAAGTATTTCTGTCACCTCAAACCAAAAAGTCAGACAATCCTccacaaggcatttctgtctgcagaactgccgctcacattttttttacagaaatactcaaaccagcccatcaggcaccaacaattatgccacggtcgaaatcattaagatcacattttccccattctgatggttgatgtgaacattaactgaagatgcccatatctgcatgattttatgtaatgcactgctgccacacaaatggcagattagataattgtataaatatgtaggtgtacaggtgttcctaacaaagtgctcagtgagtgtacgtTGACCTGTAATGTAGATAAGTTAACAAAGTGTCTGAACATTTTTAGCTTAGCCAGGAATACCTGTAGCTGCAGTCGGTTATGGAGGATGAGGACTGCTGTTATAGAtgtataaattagggctgtcgatttaatgcattaattcagtgcgattaattttaaaaagataacacgtaaaaaaaaacattacgcAATTAAATCGCATGCCCACTGACCATAATAAGTAGGAttcttgagaaatgcaagcttgtagtaccacctgtttactccagagggcagtaagtgaaatttcagctgtatgagcaacgtgcagtttataaagtgaagaaaacacttcagtaggcagaacaacacaaacatgcgttacgttcttgcgttcaaaatactcgaaggagcgcaaatgcgattgagtattaaactatatttagattgacacagtgacctaaacattttaagtttatgacacaacacacccgagacatctgatgtaggtgtaaattgacgggcccttaaacaagccctcattatAAAaatccaactgattgacaaattcacttgtgaaatggattgctgtgaactgtatgccaatgattgacttatgatcaataatatggtagtaaacaatacattgtattctaaagccactttttgtatcgtcttatcaatgattaacttttCAACTACAGAAATGTaagacattttaattatctgaatattttttatatatatatataaaatcatttttaaatatttaaatatgtataattatatattgatataaatataatcattatatattgaattattgttatatgaggtgctttctcagcaaatatttgtatatgtgattacgattaattaattgggacaccatgtcattaattcgatgaaaatgtttaattgattgacagcctccggctcccctttatcttgctctccctgATTCAACGCCGGCCGTGCACCACGACCCGGCCACGCCATCCTCCTCCTCACACTCCTCCCCAGTCTGACTAActcaccccccccacccccatctctggaggggagacgctgcccttccggccgttctgtcagccggtgttccaccccgcctcctgtgaGCCTGGGGGAGAGTCAaggggaggcgtggggagagggaaagtgtgagcagagagagagagagagagagagagagagagagagagggaacttGTTCGCCAGCTCTCGGACATGCTGTTgcccggtcctcaaccgctcccctggcggatggaaccactcctccccttcttcGGCAGACAGCAGCAGTTCCTCTAGCTCTCTGTGGCCGGCAGTGACCCCTCCTTAACCAGGAAGATGGCTGCTAACATGGCAGATAGCAGCCGCGAGGAATCACAAAAGCGCATCCCTCCACCCTCCCGGGATTCAGCATCACTGtcacagtataaggatgggcaaagaggaggcgggaaccagctgaacagtaaatgcaagtttaatgtcaaaaaaattatatatatacaacatattTCACTGTCGCTCAAAATAAGTGCCACTGTCACAAGACACATTACCTTGGTTGACTGTGCAGTGAGTGCATAtcatatcaatatatttaatcatATTAGCCGATATGTCAAATAAAGCACACATGCAATGTTATTAACTACCACTGATCGCAGTGAAAATAATCTCAATGATTATTGTAAGAGCACTTTTATTGACCCACCGGTTCAGCAGTCACCATCTTCTAAAAATGTGAAAGGTCTTTCCCGTGTAAGAAAACACCATTTGATTATCCGAAGCAGCCGAAAACTGCTTGAGTGAATGAGCAAATAGAGCCAAAACTGCGACTCCTAGGAGATACAGAGAGAACTGGACTCCCACCATAGATTATTACTACTGTCAGTAACAGAATTTGGGAAAATAGACTTTTAAATCATAATTCTAGAGTGATCTGACAAGAAATTATTTAAACTGAATTTAATTGTCAAAATGTTAggattttatgatttatattggtCCAATAATTTATAGGGATAGAATATGTACAAACAAGCAGAATTTATAACAGAATAGCAGCAGGGTTGCCAGCATTGGCCCACATTAATGAACAGGCAAATCGCCGATTAAGTCCAGGGACCCTGTACCAGTGGCACCTTAATATGTCCCTGGACATATAGTGCACATACTTGAAACTAGTAGGCCTTCTATGTTTCATTTATATCACCAACACAAGAGCTCAACCAACCCTACAAGGcaaatacttttatatatattacaatttttttttttttttttggttcactTTAACAAATTTAAAAAGTCAGAACACTCATACACTATGGCACAAGCAGGGTTTTTTCTTGGGTTCAAAACTGGTTTTCAGTGGTGGCTGAGGTACCAATAAGCTCAAAGTTGGTTGGTAACATTATTGCAATGAAGTACTAATTAACAGAATTACTAAACTGCATTTCATGTTTGCATTGGAAATCTGGAACTTTTTGAATTTTACAATTGTTTGGGATTGTTAAAATGGGAAATCGTATaaaattaacttaatttaaataagaCCTTATTTTTGGGTTAGTTACAATATGATGATATTACACCTACAGTATGAGTGGGCCACTTTACTTTGCTGGGACTGTTTCCagcataaaaaataattaaattaaaaaaagtgtcctttcaaaatattgttttcttttcatcaGGCTCTTAATCATTTATAGCAAGCCATATCTTGAAATATCTAAAAGGTAAACAGGGCCAGTTTGTTAGAacaggagggggaaaaaaatattatagtagttataaaaaatataccagttatgtgctttagcccactacgccaccaccactcctcaccAGAAAACATTTTAGTAAGGGTGATGTGCATTTTaaaaagatttataattaatattgaTGCATGGATTTGTCTCCTTTACCTTATCAGTGCTGCTCTAGCAGTTTGAGGGGTTTTTCTTCTTCCCCAGCGATTTCATTTACATGATTTTCTGTAGAATTCATATTAAGTGCATTCATTTTGTTGCGTCCGCACACCGAAATATATCGAATGTGTGTTGAGTCGTGCGCTCTGCCCTACCCCAAAATTCTGGTTATTCTGTCTCTGGGGCACGCTGATGTACGTTGCGGTAGTAAATTTGCTTCAGCAGCCCAAAGGTCTTGTGCTGATGGAAAAATGTAAATTGAAGATTTGTTACTatgctttatttatttgataCTGAATTACATTTTCTTGTTATTTGCCGTGAGATTTACTTTGGTAGAGTGAGACAGAACCTGAAAGCGTTTGTCTCACGCCAAATGCATGAGAGTTGGCCACCCTGATAGCAGAATTATACATACAACAGCAGTTTCCCCCAATCCTACTACAGAGATATTCAGAGCCATTAACACTACACTATTTTAACAAcaatagtttttatatatatatatatatatatataaagaatggCAAGTTAAATTTTTTTGCAATCAAATTTATTCAGTGTGTAACTGGAACTCTACACACAGTTGCTATTTGGACATCACAACACAACAGTCAACATTGTTGTCAACAACTACTGAGACGGGTGTTAATGATTAGTACATGTTTCATGGCAGGTTAAGGTAGATTAGCTCATGTTTGTGACTCCTTTAAACTTGAGGCTCAGAACTGCAGGACGGTTCGAATACTGTGGGAGACACACAGGAGAAATGTTtgcattttaatgtcattttctTTTGGCATACTGCATAAATATGATGTTAACAAGTAGCACCAGATAAAAAAGGCAGGTTCAGGCAAGTACCTCTTTCCAGCATGCATCAAGTCAAAGGCATCATTGATCTGGTCGAAGGGCAATGTGTGAGTGACAAACTCATCCACCATCAGCTTCTTGTTCATGTAGTCATTCACCAGCTTTGGAATACTCTCCACACTTTTCCAGCCTGAAGagcaaacagcaaaagaaaatgCATTCTCTTGTAGAGTGGATTGTATAATAcaacatatttaataaaacataaaagcACTTGCACTGAAGGGCAACATTTTAAGATGCACTCAGAGatgttttccttattaaaaaaatgtttttactcctaaagaaatgaatagtgactttgtaaaatatgtataaaatcatgagcactcacatgagatgaaaactccattaatctcagtaaccttataaatgctgtttcattctacatggagagggtcaccTCATGGGGGCTCCCATGTTAGAATCACAGAGTCGGCAAGGAGGCCCCACCCACTCATGAGGGAAAGCAAAGTGCTGTTCCCATAATTAATCATACATTCCTACAAAGGAAAACGGGGAGAAATATCCAAtagatttggctattttaacaaCGAAAAACATGGCAATAAGCTGTTGTGTagccacagtttttttttaaaacccgAGTTTTCATTTCCTGCCAACTGACAGAAATATTAGCCACCTTAAGACAGAATTTTACGTTTATaacagtcaaattaatattttgtcattcaattggcatcttaaaacatttttatttatacctTTTAATATGATTGATGATTAATGAAATGACTGTTCACATTGGCTGGCACCAGAATATCTACACCCAAAAGGCACCATTTCCGTTAAGAAAAAAATAACCTACGACAACACTCGCTACTTTTTAAGgaccataaaacacaaatctcacatctgccCTCTATCTAACCTCAGGTCACTTTAGGATGACTTATCCTGTTCTCGCAAATCTCATTCACACCTGCTCCCTCTCACACCTCGGGTCACTTTAAGGACACCATGTTATGATAAGATATGACATCATGTTCTGTAATGTACAAGGTTTtctgatcatacatgtttggtatcattcaagagTTCTCAGTGCAACTGGAAAAACGGTCTCATTCCCTTTCAGCaaagtcaaatcacaagtaagattTAAGAACTTAGGAAAATACTTTATTCTATCAGGGGCATGCCTCCCTCCCAGATCTCTCACAGAGTATGCAGATTAGgtgcattctttgtaaacatcaaacgACCAAATCAATTACAAGTTTCAAAGGTCTACTTACAACTACCTAAATTGTAAACCAAATCCTGGATAACatcaaatatacagtacacatctgaaataacaatagaatcATTTGGTATTTAAGGAGAGATGACAAAGGAATCAAGGTCTCTGTAGCCagaagacccacaaagaaaacattgtgtgttgttttttaatCTGCCAGGTATTCAATTTGAATCTCTTATTTTAGGTAAatgtttgaatggaatgcaactttaattatattattatgctTGGTTGACTGATAGCTTTgagtttgattttttattttaattgaattgtttGCATGTATTACATTACatggtaaaataaattgttattacgATTCATTCTAAAAGGACTGTTTTCTAGAATATTTCTTATTAACTACAAATCTATGGTCAGAGTTGGCTTAACAAGCAACTTCAGAAGTAACCCATTAATGTTTTAATGTACTAAAAGGCTAAACGGTGAGTCGAGAATCTATACTGAACTTAGCCAAATAAGACTAAATGGATAAAGCCGAGAACCTATAAGGACTTATTCTAAAATGTACTAATATCTGAAACCGATGAATTTGTAGCTAAAAGGACCTGCGTCCGGCTGGCACAGGACCCGaataacattgaaataacaaatgggggcagtggtggctcagtggttgaggctcagggttactgaccagaaggttgggagttcaagccccagcaccaccaagatgacactgttgggcccttgagcaaggcacttaactccaggttgctccggggggattgtccctgtaataagtgcactgtaagtcgctttggataaaagcgtctgccaaatgcataaatgtaaatgtaaataaatgcaaatgcagTCTAGAAGATTGCtaaaaattactaaaaataacaAGATACAAATTTAAATTGAGCATAGATACATCAACAAGGTTTTTCataattggagtcagatgaaataatgaaaataattaatgataagattaataaaacatggaactcaaataaaataatcaaagtaTAAAAAGTCAGTGATGCACAGGTACCTTCAGCCACATTATTGAATGCCGCCATTGGACCAATAGGTGGACCGTACAACACAAAATAGCAAAGATTTCACAGCAAATTTACCAGAAACCCCATTTACTAAACACTTCACCAAACTGAAAAATTCATGAACGATACATATACCgaaaaaaactctctctctcagttcagttcagtttcagtttatTGTCCCCTAAGGGAAACTTGTCTTGCAGCCAGGTAAACATACAGGTGACACAACAGGTAGCATAAACACCACATACACATACCAATAAACAACACAAACTACTAGTTAAAAACACTGTTACAGTATTACCCATCTATGTCATAGAATTGTGCAAATTTAGCAACCGAATTGCACTTGATATAAAAGAGTTCTTAGTCCTATTGGACTTAAAACAAGGGACTCTAAATCTCCGACCTGAGGGGAGGACCTCAAAAGAACAATGAAGGGGATGATTTACACAGTCCAATATGGCATCTGCTTTCCTCATAACCTGCCTATCATAAATATTTGTCAAGGAAACCTGTGGACAGCCTATTAATTTACTAGCCACCTTCACAATATGGCGTAGATTATTTTTCTCCCTCAGGCTGATGCCCCCATACCAGGCAATAAAAGCAAAAGTAAGAACAGATTCAATAaaagatttataaaataaatacaggatATTTATCGACCTTATCGACATTAAAAGAATTAAGCTTCCTTAGGAAGTACAATCGTTGTTGTCCCTTTTTGCAGATAATCTCTGTATTAATGTCAAATTTGAGTTTACTGTCTATCACAGTACCCAGGTATTTATACTGCTCTACCACCAGGAATATGCTTATTCCTTTTATATAGGTGGGTAGAGGAGAACCAGGTTGTTTTCTCCTAAAATCTATAAACATATCCTTGGTTTTAGAGGTGTTAAGCTGGAGAAAAGAACTATCGCACCAACTGACAAACTCATCGACCACTGGCCCATGCTGAGATTCATGTTTCTGCAGTAAACTGACAATAACTGTATCATCAGCATATTTCAGGATGTGTCTATTACTATACTGGCTCCTACAATCATTAGTGTAGAGGATGTATAGTAGAGGTGAAAGTACACAACCCTGCGGGGAGCCAGTGGAAGAGACACGCCTTTCAGAAAGACAACCATTCACCTTAACTCGCTGTGTTCTATTTGTTAAAAAATCCATAATCCAGCTCACAAGATTACTCTCAATATTAAATTCTGATAATAATTTACTAACTAAAACATGTGGCTGGATAGTATTAAAAGCAGaagaaaaatctaaaaacaaaagccTAGCTTGTGTACCAGGACCCTCTAAATGTCTATAAAGCAGATCTAAAAGTGCAATCTGTGCATCCTCTACCCCCCTGCTAGCCCTGTATGCAAATTGGCTGGGGTCCAGGGCCCCACCCACCCTGAACAGCAGAAGTCGCTTTACAAtcctctcaaatgacttcatgaccagtGAAGTCAATGCCACTGGTCTGAAGTCATTTAATGTGCTTACAGATTTGCCCTTTGCCACTGGAACTATAATAGACTCTTTCCAAGCCATTGGGACCCTTCCCTGTTCCCAGGACATCTCAAAGATGTCAGCAAACACCCCGCAGAGCTGCTCTGAACAGCACTTCAACAATCTCCCAGTAATTCCATCTGGTCCTGGACTCTTATTTACCTTAATTCTATTAAATATAGACCTAACCTCCTCCTTTGTAATTGAGAAAGGAATGGATTCTACCTGGGCCTGTTCCTCGATTAATTTCTTTAGTTTGTCTGAAAAGTCATGAATATCAAAACGTgaaaaaaagatgttcaacgcTTCAGATAACTCGCTATCATATTTATACATTGCCAATTGGACTGATTTATTATGTGGTTTTTGCAAACCTATCATCCTTTTCACACCATCCCATGCTACCTGTCCAGTTCTTTACTAAGCAACCTGCTATAGCTCAATAAACTCCCCACTGGAAGGGTTTCAGGACAAGTACGGCGGATACAACTCGTGTCACTTCATGAGCTTTTATTGCGCACATACACAATACTCATCCACAAACAAGGTAGCCAGAATGCTACAGCAACGCTAGCCTGTCAGTTGGACATTTGTGACGTTAGTTAGATTAGTTAGGTTAGGTTGTAAACctgcaataaaacacaaacatcagAATTAACTAATAAAGTTACACAATCATGTGATATTAATTTTTGACATGAATTACTAGCAATGCTATTTTATAGTCTCTCACCGGCAAGGCATACCAGTCCTGAACATcaactaaatgaaaatgaatataaaggcGAGACGCCTGCGCACTGTAACTAATCAAGCATACACAGACACATAGTCTGGGGACCaggaataaa
This region of Xyrauchen texanus isolate HMW12.3.18 chromosome 23, RBS_HiC_50CHRs, whole genome shotgun sequence genomic DNA includes:
- the LOC127617067 gene encoding eukaryotic translation initiation factor 4E-1A-like, whose translation is MWEDERNKRGGRWLITLSKQQRRADLDRFWLETLLCLVGEAFDDHSDDVCVAVINVQTKGDEIAIWTTDHENKDAVVHIGHVYKKRLGVPQKVIIEYQSHADTATKSGSTTKNKFVV